A section of the Malania oleifera isolate guangnan ecotype guangnan chromosome 2, ASM2987363v1, whole genome shotgun sequence genome encodes:
- the LOC131149036 gene encoding uncharacterized protein LOC131149036 has product MSYSLCFSRNSLPWIAAVVPFMVVSGALGFGFLSILLTSSVLIFSILLALSKQKPELMEESVKEEFPISDRESLPEMEEVPSKQQPESNSVKQEESAQEEVGPQIHEFIVRSPDMEEDLPKQQPGSECVIQKKYAQEAAEGQSQDYTSRSSDLLSESEGQDRSSTSEDSELEWPFRDNAVQSPEFSDGSISDEDSLIEIALPSGHYLVPKEEEEEAQFNFQQKLPSFSPASIFQQQSLLELLSEVNEMNEEENLIEIDISMGSIKCSRFEIEA; this is encoded by the coding sequence ATGTCTTATTCTTTGTGTTTCTCCAGAAACTCACTACCATGGATTGCTGCTGTTGTACCGTTTATGGTTGTTTCTGGTGCCTTAGGTTTCGGGTTCTTATCCATCCTCCTCACTTCCTCAGTTTTAATTTTCTCTATTCTCCTTGCACTCTCAAAGCAAAAACCTGAGCTGATGGAGGAATCAGTGAAGGAAGAGTTTCCAATATCGGACCGGGAGAGTTTACCCGAAATGGAGGAAGTTCCCTCAAAGCAGCAGCCTGAAAGTAATAGTGTTAAACAGGAGGAGTCTGCCCAAGAGGAAGTAGGACCTCAGATTCATGAGTTCATAGTCAGATCACCAGATATGGAAGAAGATCTACCAAAGCAACAGCCTGGAAGCGAGTGTGTTATACAAAAGAAGTATGCCCAAGAAGCAGCAGAGGGCCAGAGTCAAGACTACACAAGCAGATCCTCCGATTTGTTGTCGGAAAGCGAGGGCCAGGATCGCTCTTCGACAAGTGAGGATTCTGAATTAGAGTGGCCATTCCGGGACAATGCGGTTCAAAGCCCTGAATTCTCTGATGGGTCGATTTCGGACGAGGACAGCCTCATTGAAATTGCCCTGCCAAGTGGGCATTACCTTGTCccaaaagaagaagaggaagaagcacAGTTCAACTTCCAGCAGAAACTGCCTAGTTTCTCGCCAGCGTCTATTTTTCAGCAGCAGAGTCTATTGGAGTTATTATCAGAGGTTAATGAGATGAATGAGGAAGAAAACTTGATTGAGATTGACATATCAATGGGCTCCATCAAGTGTTCAAGGTTTGAGATTGAAGCTTAA